From the Paenibacillus sp. FSL H8-0548 genome, one window contains:
- a CDS encoding DMT family transporter: MKYILSVFFGAASYGILSTIVVLAYGNGYKLGEVVGSQLLTGFILAWMLALFMKWRDAKGKGVSKRSIASATNHSKKMTWKQRLLLMAAGTPTAITGILYYQSLQYIPASLAIILLFQFTWIGVLIQAISQRKRPNGIMLLTIAILFGGTMLAAGLIEQGAGKFNATGVVLGLLSALSYSLFILFSGKAVPSVHPAYRSAWMITGGLVLVFILFPPAFLFNGLLWSSLMFYGFLLGLFGAFIPPVLFAIGVPHIGEGMAGILGASELPVAVMLSAFILNEHVSVLQWAGVAVVLIGIAIPELIKRKRKLNGFSLQQN, encoded by the coding sequence ATGAAATATATTTTATCCGTATTTTTTGGAGCGGCCAGCTACGGCATATTGTCAACAATTGTAGTTCTAGCATATGGCAACGGCTATAAGCTAGGCGAGGTCGTAGGCAGCCAGCTGCTTACTGGATTTATTCTCGCATGGATGCTAGCGTTATTTATGAAATGGCGTGATGCCAAAGGCAAGGGAGTCAGCAAGCGCTCGATAGCAAGCGCTACGAACCATTCCAAAAAAATGACATGGAAACAACGCCTGCTTCTAATGGCAGCAGGTACGCCAACAGCGATTACTGGAATACTGTATTATCAATCACTTCAATATATCCCAGCTTCTTTGGCCATTATTTTATTATTCCAATTTACTTGGATTGGAGTTTTAATTCAAGCGATAAGTCAACGAAAGCGTCCAAACGGCATTATGCTCTTAACGATTGCGATCTTGTTTGGTGGAACGATGCTTGCAGCAGGCCTTATCGAGCAGGGGGCAGGTAAATTTAATGCCACAGGAGTAGTGCTTGGGCTGCTTTCAGCCCTTAGTTATTCCTTATTTATTTTGTTTAGCGGGAAGGCTGTTCCTTCTGTCCATCCTGCTTATCGCAGTGCTTGGATGATTACTGGTGGTTTGGTGCTCGTATTTATTTTGTTCCCGCCTGCATTTTTATTTAATGGGCTGCTTTGGAGCAGCTTAATGTTCTATGGGTTTTTGCTCGGACTGTTTGGGGCCTTTATTCCACCTGTATTGTTCGCCATTGGCGTGCCTCATATAGGTGAAGGAATGGCAGGAATTCTTGGAGCATCAGAGCTGCCCGTTGCTGTCATGCTTTCTGCATTCATTCTGAATGAGCATGTTAGTGTACTTCAATGGGCGGGTGTGGCAGTTGTTCTAATCGGAATTGCAATACCAGAGCTTATTAAACGCAAACGCAAGCTTAATGGGTTTAGCTTGCAGCAGAATTAG
- a CDS encoding molybdopterin oxidoreductase family protein: protein MSTSTLNGTTRSVCPFDCPDTCGLSITFEEGIITKITGDTEHPITRGALCNKVRQLNDRVYHPERLLFPMRRSGPKGELAFERISWETAYAEIISRMSNIIDEHGAEAILPYSFYGNMGVLNSESMDRRFFHRLGASQLDRAICNAAGAKGYSYTMGGSIGIDPEDTVHTKLFIIWGCNLVSTNMHQTMLATEARKNGAQIIHIDVHRNRTSAFADRFIHVRPGTDAALALGMMHVIIRDGLADRSFLKQHTIGYEELSQQAAHYTPEHVEAITGVPAAEVEELGRLYGTTSPSFIRIGNGLQHHDNGGMVVRTISCLPALTGQWSLRGGGAMKGNSWYSRLNAEKLERPDLMPDPNVRTVNMNQLGDALLNLESPVKLLFVYNSNPAVVAPDQNRVRAGLLREDLFTITHDLFLTDTCKYSDIVLPATTHFENLDLYTSYWHLYLQLHEPILPPMGECKSNFTLFKELALMLGFETEVFDLTEEQMISQALDSDHNPFLEGITFDTLKANTWMKAGGNKLRAITSMIPTATGKIELYSEAMLQKGLSPVPDHTPLSEPETYPFWLTTGPNHSFINSTFANQERLQKLEKEPQLHMHQDDAQKLGLLDGERVRIRNDRGELEITLRIGQDVLPGVLVTQGLWWDDKNKGHQAVNSLTPQRLADMGGGATFFSNRVEVLKLDQV, encoded by the coding sequence ATGAGTACTTCTACACTTAATGGAACCACACGTTCCGTTTGTCCTTTTGATTGCCCCGATACATGCGGTCTCAGCATAACCTTCGAAGAAGGAATCATCACTAAAATAACAGGTGATACTGAGCATCCCATTACCCGCGGAGCATTATGCAACAAGGTCCGGCAGTTAAATGACCGCGTCTATCATCCAGAGCGGCTTCTATTTCCGATGCGGCGCTCAGGTCCTAAAGGTGAGCTTGCGTTCGAACGCATCTCCTGGGAAACAGCCTATGCGGAAATTATTTCTCGCATGAGCAATATCATTGACGAGCACGGCGCGGAAGCCATTCTGCCTTACAGCTTTTATGGCAATATGGGTGTGCTCAATTCAGAGAGCATGGATCGTCGCTTCTTCCACCGGCTTGGCGCCAGCCAGCTCGATCGAGCGATATGCAATGCTGCGGGCGCAAAAGGTTATTCGTACACGATGGGCGGCTCCATAGGTATCGATCCTGAGGATACGGTGCATACAAAGCTGTTTATTATTTGGGGCTGCAATTTAGTATCGACTAATATGCATCAAACGATGCTAGCAACCGAAGCGCGCAAAAACGGAGCCCAAATTATTCATATCGACGTTCATCGCAACCGCACCTCGGCCTTTGCAGATCGTTTCATTCACGTACGTCCAGGAACCGATGCCGCTCTCGCTCTTGGCATGATGCATGTTATTATCCGGGATGGTTTAGCCGATAGATCATTTCTTAAGCAGCATACGATTGGCTATGAGGAGCTTTCTCAGCAAGCGGCACATTATACACCTGAGCATGTAGAAGCGATTACAGGTGTACCCGCGGCAGAAGTGGAAGAGCTGGGCCGTCTTTATGGGACAACCTCCCCTTCCTTTATTCGTATTGGCAACGGGCTCCAACACCATGACAACGGTGGAATGGTCGTGAGAACGATCTCCTGCCTGCCTGCGCTAACAGGTCAATGGAGCCTGCGCGGCGGCGGTGCGATGAAAGGAAACAGCTGGTACTCGCGGCTAAATGCAGAGAAGCTTGAGCGTCCAGATTTAATGCCCGATCCTAACGTTAGAACCGTTAATATGAATCAATTGGGAGATGCCTTGCTTAATCTGGAATCCCCTGTCAAGCTGCTTTTCGTCTATAATAGCAATCCGGCAGTCGTGGCACCGGACCAGAACCGTGTTCGAGCAGGTCTGCTGCGAGAGGATCTTTTTACGATTACGCATGATTTATTTTTAACAGATACTTGCAAATATTCGGATATTGTATTGCCTGCAACTACTCATTTTGAAAACTTAGATTTGTATACCTCATACTGGCATCTGTATTTGCAGCTTCATGAGCCGATTTTGCCGCCAATGGGGGAATGCAAATCGAATTTCACACTCTTTAAGGAATTAGCGCTAATGCTTGGCTTCGAGACGGAAGTGTTCGATTTAACAGAGGAGCAAATGATTTCACAAGCTTTGGACAGCGATCACAACCCTTTCTTGGAGGGCATCACATTCGACACGCTTAAAGCGAATACGTGGATGAAGGCTGGCGGGAATAAGCTCCGAGCGATTACTTCGATGATTCCGACTGCGACTGGAAAAATAGAGCTGTATTCAGAAGCGATGCTTCAAAAGGGCCTTTCTCCTGTTCCTGATCATACGCCGCTTTCCGAGCCGGAAACCTATCCATTTTGGCTGACCACGGGTCCAAACCATAGCTTTATCAACTCGACCTTTGCTAATCAAGAACGTCTCCAGAAGCTGGAGAAGGAGCCTCAGCTGCATATGCATCAAGATGATGCACAGAAGCTTGGACTGCTTGACGGTGAACGCGTCAGAATACGCAATGACCGAGGGGAGCTTGAAATTACACTCCGAATTGGCCAAGACGTACTTCCAGGTGTACTCGTTACGCAGGGGCTATGGTGGGATGATAAGAATAAGGGACATCAGGCTGTCAATTCCCTTACACCTCAGCGTTTGGCGGATATGGGCGGCGGCGCTACCTTTTTCTCGAACCGTGTGGAGGTATTGAAGCTTGATCAAGTCTAA
- a CDS encoding NAD(P)H-binding protein, producing MKLLLIGATGKTGQHIHHFLEDRGIETKRFVRLPEQVESGCFLGDIRNSQDVVEAMAGVDGIICALNTEGNGTLISGITHIIRAMQKLEVKRIVTIGTAGILQSELQPELLRFRSTENKRVNHAAAMEHEQAYLALAKTDLEWTVVCPTRLIQANHTSVYRVRKNILPSAGSEISFADTAEFAVSEYLNKAFVQERVGICY from the coding sequence GTGAAGCTGCTGCTTATTGGAGCTACAGGAAAGACGGGGCAACATATTCATCATTTTTTGGAGGATAGGGGGATCGAGACTAAGCGGTTCGTACGTTTGCCAGAGCAGGTGGAATCAGGCTGTTTTCTTGGGGACATTCGAAATTCGCAGGATGTAGTCGAGGCAATGGCAGGAGTAGATGGAATCATTTGCGCATTAAATACAGAAGGCAATGGAACGCTGATTAGCGGTATCACTCATATCATTCGTGCGATGCAGAAGTTAGAGGTGAAAAGGATTGTAACGATAGGTACGGCAGGAATTCTTCAAAGTGAGCTGCAGCCAGAGCTGCTAAGATTTCGATCGACTGAGAATAAACGGGTGAATCATGCTGCTGCTATGGAGCATGAGCAAGCCTACCTTGCTTTAGCGAAAACCGATTTGGAGTGGACAGTCGTATGCCCAACAAGGCTCATTCAAGCTAATCATACAAGCGTATATCGTGTCCGCAAAAATATTCTACCTTCGGCAGGCTCGGAAATCTCATTCGCAGACACGGCTGAATTTGCTGTGTCCGAATATTTGAATAAAGCATTTGTTCAGGAGAGAGTCGGCATTTGCTACTAA
- a CDS encoding GNAT family N-acetyltransferase: protein MSEVYRLATLEDAPALLHVIYEAYVTIRELELHWPAAHADLALIQDNISANECYVLELNGVVAATVTLSKGNEVKAVTDFPFIKWFAVDPAYQGAGLGDKLLTFVEQSIIRDQVGAAAVTLATAEKHPWLLPMYERRGYERLHVFDFDNGDGPMHLLRKIVNSALYEQELHEKTKQIVNSTSE, encoded by the coding sequence ATGAGCGAGGTTTATCGGTTAGCCACATTAGAGGACGCGCCAGCTCTTCTTCATGTCATTTATGAAGCATATGTTACGATTAGGGAGCTAGAGCTTCATTGGCCGGCAGCACATGCTGATTTGGCTTTAATTCAAGACAATATTAGCGCTAATGAATGTTATGTTCTTGAGCTTAACGGCGTTGTTGCAGCAACAGTTACTTTATCCAAAGGCAATGAAGTGAAGGCAGTAACGGACTTTCCATTTATTAAGTGGTTTGCAGTAGACCCTGCCTATCAAGGCGCAGGCTTAGGCGATAAGCTGTTGACCTTTGTGGAGCAATCGATCATTCGGGATCAGGTTGGAGCTGCAGCTGTTACGCTTGCTACTGCTGAGAAGCATCCGTGGCTGCTTCCTATGTATGAGCGTAGAGGCTACGAACGGCTTCATGTGTTTGATTTCGATAACGGCGATGGGCCAATGCATTTATTGCGTAAAATTGTTAATTCAGCTTTGTATGAGCAGGAGCTGCACGAAAAAACAAAACAGATTGTTAATAGCACTAGCGAGTAA
- a CDS encoding D-glycerate dehydrogenase produces the protein MKPTVFIDRKLPREVEDYIAEHCIIDKWEGNESIPRQLLFEKLANTNGLLTAGTAIDAELLERAPHLKVVSSMSVGYNHFDLAAMKAKGIMGTNTPHVLNDTVADLALALMLGAARRVAELDRYVKDGSWKKGDGTKLFGIDVHHAKLGIIGMGRIGEAVARRARFGFDMEVSYYNRSRKPEAEEKLGVRYSELNELLAASDFVVMLAPLTAETNKLIGKKEFEMMKPSSIFINISRGQTVDEQALVEALQAGTIAAAGLDVYEKEPIETNHPFLQMANVLTLPHIGSATTQTRNDMAMLAAQNLVSALTGQTPPNLVDELSV, from the coding sequence ATGAAGCCAACTGTGTTTATCGATCGCAAGCTGCCTAGAGAGGTCGAGGATTACATAGCCGAACATTGTATAATTGACAAGTGGGAAGGAAATGAGTCCATTCCACGCCAGCTTCTTTTTGAAAAATTAGCCAATACGAACGGTTTGCTGACAGCAGGGACAGCCATTGATGCTGAATTGCTTGAGCGTGCCCCGCATTTGAAGGTAGTAAGCAGTATGAGTGTTGGTTACAATCATTTTGATCTTGCTGCGATGAAGGCAAAGGGGATTATGGGTACGAATACTCCTCATGTCTTAAATGATACCGTTGCTGATTTGGCGCTGGCTCTCATGCTTGGAGCAGCAAGACGCGTTGCTGAGCTGGATCGTTATGTGAAAGACGGCAGCTGGAAGAAGGGCGACGGCACGAAGCTGTTCGGGATAGACGTGCATCATGCGAAGCTTGGCATTATTGGGATGGGACGTATCGGCGAAGCAGTAGCGCGTCGAGCTAGATTCGGTTTTGATATGGAAGTATCATACTATAATCGCAGTCGCAAGCCAGAGGCGGAAGAGAAGCTTGGCGTTCGCTATTCTGAATTAAATGAGCTGCTCGCTGCTTCAGATTTTGTTGTAATGCTTGCTCCTTTAACAGCGGAGACGAATAAGCTTATCGGAAAAAAAGAATTTGAAATGATGAAGCCTTCATCGATTTTCATTAATATATCCCGTGGTCAAACGGTCGATGAGCAAGCATTAGTTGAGGCGCTGCAAGCCGGGACGATAGCAGCTGCTGGACTTGATGTTTATGAGAAGGAGCCGATTGAAACGAATCATCCTTTTCTTCAAATGGCTAACGTACTGACGCTGCCGCACATTGGCTCTGCTACGACACAAACTAGAAATGATATGGCTATGCTTGCCGCTCAAAATTTGGTCAGTGCACTAACCGGTCAAACCCCTCCTAACCTTGTGGATGAGCTGAGTGTCTAG
- the aroC gene encoding chorismate synthase — MAGSTYGSSFKITTFGESHGEAVGVIVDGVTPGVELDESYIQIQMDRRKPGQSSVTSPRKEYDVISILSGMFEGKTTGTPLFIMLHNKDMRPDAYSDIQYSFRPGHADYTYLQKYGLRDHRGSGRASGRETAGRVAGGAVARKLLENKGVSVVAYTKEIGGIKCDSFHEDEIEKNPVRACDPEAAKRMVEKIEYLASIGDSCGGIVECRIRGLKPGIGEPVFDKLDAELAKAMLSIGAVKGIEFGAGFAAAEMLGSEHNDEMSKDGFLSNNAGGIVGGISTGDEIVFRIAVKPTSSISLPQQTIDIHGQEKTIETIGRHDPCICPRIIPVVEAMACIVVEDLMKRQAAMFE, encoded by the coding sequence ATGGCAGGAAGCACGTACGGCAGCAGCTTTAAAATAACGACTTTTGGTGAATCGCACGGTGAGGCTGTTGGAGTAATCGTAGATGGTGTTACGCCAGGCGTAGAGCTCGATGAGTCTTATATACAAATCCAAATGGACCGCAGAAAGCCGGGACAATCATCGGTAACCTCACCTCGTAAGGAATATGATGTCATAAGTATTTTGTCAGGCATGTTTGAAGGGAAAACGACGGGAACACCGTTATTTATTATGCTCCACAACAAAGATATGAGACCTGACGCTTATAGCGATATTCAATACTCCTTTCGTCCAGGCCATGCCGACTATACGTATTTGCAAAAGTATGGCCTTCGTGATCATCGCGGAAGCGGGAGAGCATCGGGAAGGGAAACTGCTGGACGTGTCGCTGGAGGAGCCGTGGCGCGCAAGCTTTTGGAGAATAAAGGGGTTAGCGTTGTTGCTTACACGAAGGAAATCGGCGGGATTAAGTGTGATTCCTTCCATGAGGACGAGATTGAGAAAAATCCAGTAAGAGCTTGTGATCCAGAAGCTGCAAAACGTATGGTAGAAAAGATTGAGTATCTAGCATCGATCGGAGACAGCTGCGGAGGAATTGTTGAATGTAGAATTAGAGGCTTGAAGCCAGGTATTGGCGAGCCCGTATTTGATAAGCTGGATGCTGAGCTTGCGAAGGCTATGCTGTCGATAGGCGCTGTGAAAGGGATTGAATTCGGCGCAGGCTTCGCAGCAGCAGAAATGCTTGGCAGCGAGCATAATGATGAAATGAGCAAGGATGGTTTCTTAAGCAATAACGCAGGTGGAATCGTTGGCGGGATCAGCACTGGCGATGAAATTGTTTTTCGGATAGCGGTTAAACCGACTTCATCCATTTCATTGCCGCAGCAAACGATCGACATTCATGGACAGGAGAAAACGATTGAGACGATCGGACGTCATGACCCTTGTATTTGCCCGCGTATTATTCCAGTAGTTGAAGCGATGGCCTGCATCGTCGTTGAGGATTTAATGAAAAGACAAGCAGCGATGTTTGAATAG
- a CDS encoding LysR family transcriptional regulator: MNMNMDWYRIFWHTAKLGNLTRAAQELHITQPSVSYAIKQLEAQLEVKLFDRLSKGVKLTSEGMEVFKYVEKSFTTLQSGEDRLQKLKELSAGELRIGASGPIIKHFVLPLLDTYHAEYPEVRIRLSQGKTSDIRERLKTGQIDVGIVHFPFADHELTVQHLANIQDCFVVGHAYQHLSQKPLTAHELSNLPLLLLSEGSSTRKYVDQWFSSQGIQADADMELSSMDMLIELAGRGYGAAFVTQSFVKQELAEGKLFQLHTKEPISPRAVGFAARRDSTLSIAATRFTELLQ, encoded by the coding sequence ATGAATATGAATATGGATTGGTACCGCATTTTTTGGCATACCGCTAAATTAGGCAATTTAACAAGAGCTGCACAGGAGCTGCATATTACGCAGCCATCGGTTAGCTATGCCATTAAGCAGCTAGAAGCCCAGCTGGAGGTGAAGCTCTTTGATCGATTATCGAAGGGCGTGAAGCTTACTTCAGAAGGTATGGAGGTATTCAAATATGTAGAGAAATCCTTTACGACACTTCAATCCGGTGAAGATAGGCTGCAGAAGCTTAAAGAACTGTCTGCGGGTGAGCTTAGAATAGGTGCAAGCGGTCCGATCATCAAGCATTTCGTTCTCCCGCTTCTGGATACGTACCACGCTGAATATCCTGAGGTGCGCATTCGCCTCTCGCAAGGAAAAACCTCTGATATTAGAGAACGGCTGAAAACAGGTCAAATTGATGTCGGAATCGTTCATTTCCCATTTGCTGATCATGAGCTTACCGTACAGCATCTTGCAAATATTCAAGATTGTTTTGTCGTAGGACACGCTTATCAGCATCTGTCTCAGAAGCCTCTTACTGCTCATGAGCTTTCAAATCTCCCGCTCCTGCTGCTCTCCGAAGGGAGCAGCACAAGAAAGTATGTGGATCAATGGTTTTCCTCACAAGGTATCCAAGCGGATGCTGATATGGAGCTAAGCAGTATGGATATGCTGATTGAGCTTGCGGGACGCGGCTACGGAGCAGCGTTCGTTACCCAATCCTTTGTGAAGCAGGAGCTCGCCGAAGGAAAGCTGTTTCAGCTCCATACGAAGGAGCCGATTTCTCCGCGGGCAGTCGGTTTCGCTGCTAGGCGTGACTCTACTCTGTCTATTGCCGCTACTCGGTTTACAGAGCTGCTTCAATAA
- a CDS encoding S-layer homology domain-containing protein, with protein MNWRLLLVCFCFILCLPTIVWAKEMPSLYLQVDSQGTKVGQTIAVSVFGKELEDVYGYELNLQFDPKRFNVKSVASPITGFSVPPIVTNGLLTFAHTKVGRNTTGDNGTVKLAVITFESRMEGESRLELKDAKLINSQLAETKITGTSGLSIKITPNANLSFHDIEKHWAKEDILRGASLGLINGFPDGSFKPQNLVNRAEFTTMLTRVLNLAEGDKLGFADEQKIPDWAKSSISAAVAGGIVKGYPDGTFRPSSNISRVEMAVMAVRAAGVTEGAGQALTFEDADEIPIWAKPAVTSAVDQHLIQGRGNNRFVSLDHATRAEALKIVLNLYDLIRDNQNIES; from the coding sequence ATGAATTGGAGGCTCCTTCTTGTATGCTTTTGTTTCATCCTCTGCTTGCCTACAATCGTTTGGGCTAAGGAGATGCCTTCTTTATATTTGCAGGTGGATAGTCAAGGCACTAAAGTAGGACAAACGATTGCAGTTTCTGTTTTTGGAAAGGAGCTTGAGGATGTATACGGATATGAATTGAACTTACAATTTGATCCTAAGCGGTTTAATGTGAAGAGCGTCGCTAGTCCGATCACGGGCTTCTCGGTTCCGCCTATCGTTACAAACGGGCTTCTCACTTTTGCCCATACCAAGGTTGGACGCAATACGACTGGCGATAACGGAACGGTAAAGCTCGCTGTCATTACTTTTGAGAGTCGTATGGAAGGGGAATCCCGATTAGAACTTAAAGACGCCAAGCTAATTAATAGTCAGCTTGCTGAGACGAAGATAACGGGAACCAGCGGATTGAGTATAAAAATCACTCCAAACGCCAACCTTTCATTTCATGATATTGAAAAGCATTGGGCGAAGGAAGATATTCTGAGGGGGGCATCACTCGGATTGATTAATGGGTTCCCAGACGGAAGCTTTAAGCCGCAAAATCTTGTGAATCGCGCTGAGTTTACAACGATGCTGACACGGGTGCTGAATTTAGCTGAAGGTGATAAGCTTGGTTTTGCAGATGAACAGAAGATTCCGGATTGGGCCAAATCATCCATATCGGCTGCTGTGGCTGGAGGCATCGTAAAGGGATACCCAGATGGAACCTTCCGACCTAGCAGCAACATATCTAGAGTGGAGATGGCTGTGATGGCAGTGCGGGCAGCTGGTGTCACTGAAGGGGCAGGCCAAGCTCTGACGTTTGAAGACGCTGATGAAATTCCGATATGGGCCAAACCTGCCGTGACGTCAGCAGTAGATCAACATCTAATCCAGGGCAGAGGCAACAATCGATTCGTATCATTAGATCATGCGACTCGAGCAGAGGCTTTGAAGATTGTTTTAAATTTATATGATTTAATTCGTGATAACCAGAATATTGAATCCTAA
- a CDS encoding cellulase family glycosylhydrolase, with protein sequence MKKILTLFTALALVCSTLALYSPSKVNAAETNLPSAFLKTDGKILRDNNGTGNKVVLRGTNAGSWLVQEGWMGATNAPDQLTMIKTFTTRFGEEKALTLIKAYEDSWWQEQDFDNIKEMGMNTIRLPFGYFEMLNEDGTMKSTAFDRMDWFINESAKRGLYVILDMHAAPGSQNGKDHSGDISIPDKGNLFKNETNMAKTVFLWEQIAERYKGNPTIATYDLLNEPGGALHKEQWDFYDTLYKAIRAIDPDHIITVESIWEPMDMPDPALYGWENIIYSYHFYGWNNTNSSISQKTFTDSKVPMVNELTKYNVPLLVGEFTLFSNLQSWEYALNLYEEQDWMWTTWSYKTVNQGSWGLYNGNPSKVNINTDSYETILSKWSNVDTARAFSKNHYYADTISNFADPARSTTNSKEWYQNFEGETVVEAGADSTASVDSERAIGTGNSAKLVVTGSAIPTGTQQYVSIKPADAETFDASFAKYLIINGYNATSTARTVYVTFVDKNGKLSSTVQTHGNTTLLSNQWSKTALLLSSAGTNADLSEIKEIRIAMRYAGTYNFDNIFFGQSFSDTLPASAVPLQATATLTGSESVTAGLNVDLTYGLKNTNKEIIAQDVTISYDSSKLEFVPDPISLNEDRFVVADYENSPGHIRILGVHLEDYQVSPNKELMKLTFHALPDASAGSTSITVSNVIVADGNGVETTLTGETHQLQINVLDKAVLHTLISQAQAAHDSAIEGKLIGQYPAGTKAILQTAINAANAVAQYTNVTQDTIAQATSDLAAALQSFQGSVIVSIPGDINDDQRVSVGDLAVMAKSYGMKSTDAGWSLVSKYDLNGDNQIDIVDLVMLSKMILNW encoded by the coding sequence ATGAAGAAAATCCTCACTCTATTCACTGCACTAGCATTAGTATGCTCCACACTAGCCTTATATTCTCCCAGCAAGGTGAATGCTGCCGAGACGAATCTGCCAAGTGCTTTCCTAAAAACCGATGGCAAGATATTGCGCGACAATAATGGTACTGGCAACAAGGTAGTACTAAGAGGTACAAATGCAGGTTCATGGCTGGTTCAGGAAGGCTGGATGGGTGCTACGAATGCACCGGATCAGTTGACGATGATCAAAACTTTCACGACACGCTTCGGCGAAGAAAAAGCATTAACTTTAATTAAAGCTTACGAGGATTCCTGGTGGCAGGAGCAGGATTTCGACAATATTAAAGAAATGGGCATGAATACGATCCGGTTGCCATTCGGCTACTTTGAAATGTTGAATGAAGACGGGACTATGAAATCTACCGCTTTTGACAGAATGGATTGGTTCATTAATGAGAGTGCGAAGAGAGGGCTCTACGTCATTCTCGATATGCACGCGGCTCCTGGCTCGCAAAACGGCAAAGATCATTCCGGCGACATTTCTATTCCGGATAAAGGGAATTTGTTCAAGAATGAAACGAACATGGCTAAAACTGTCTTTCTGTGGGAGCAAATCGCAGAGAGATATAAAGGGAATCCAACGATTGCTACCTATGATTTACTAAATGAACCAGGCGGAGCATTACACAAAGAACAATGGGATTTTTACGATACGCTGTACAAAGCTATTCGCGCTATAGATCCAGACCATATTATTACGGTTGAATCGATATGGGAACCAATGGATATGCCTGATCCTGCTTTATATGGCTGGGAAAATATTATCTATTCCTACCATTTCTATGGCTGGAATAATACGAATAGCTCCATATCTCAAAAAACGTTCACCGATTCAAAGGTTCCTATGGTAAATGAGTTAACGAAATATAATGTGCCTTTGCTGGTAGGCGAGTTCACCTTGTTTAGCAATCTTCAGAGCTGGGAATACGCGCTGAATCTTTATGAGGAGCAGGACTGGATGTGGACGACTTGGTCGTACAAAACCGTCAATCAAGGCAGCTGGGGGCTTTATAATGGCAATCCAAGCAAGGTGAACATTAATACGGATTCTTACGAAACGATTTTATCAAAATGGAGTAATGTGGATACGGCAAGGGCTTTCTCGAAAAACCATTATTACGCCGATACGATCAGCAATTTTGCAGACCCTGCGAGAAGTACGACTAACTCGAAAGAATGGTATCAAAATTTTGAAGGTGAAACGGTTGTGGAAGCAGGTGCAGACTCCACAGCCTCAGTTGATAGTGAAAGAGCGATTGGAACGGGGAATTCCGCTAAGCTTGTTGTGACTGGCAGTGCAATTCCTACTGGCACACAGCAATATGTAAGCATCAAGCCAGCGGATGCTGAAACGTTTGATGCTAGTTTTGCCAAGTATCTTATTATTAACGGTTACAATGCTACATCAACAGCACGTACCGTATATGTTACGTTCGTCGATAAGAATGGAAAGCTGTCATCAACGGTTCAAACACATGGAAATACAACTTTGCTATCCAATCAGTGGTCCAAAACAGCTCTGCTCTTAAGCAGTGCAGGCACAAATGCAGATCTTAGCGAGATTAAGGAAATCCGTATTGCTATGAGATATGCTGGTACGTATAATTTCGATAATATTTTCTTCGGCCAATCCTTCTCAGATACGTTGCCAGCATCAGCAGTGCCACTTCAAGCAACTGCGACATTGACAGGATCTGAAAGTGTTACAGCTGGCTTGAATGTAGATTTGACTTACGGCTTGAAAAATACGAATAAAGAAATTATCGCGCAGGACGTGACTATTTCGTATGACTCAAGCAAGCTGGAATTTGTTCCAGATCCAATATCATTAAACGAAGACAGATTCGTAGTAGCTGATTATGAAAATTCTCCTGGACATATTCGTATATTAGGCGTACATCTAGAGGATTATCAAGTGTCACCGAATAAGGAGCTTATGAAGCTTACGTTCCATGCGCTGCCGGATGCGTCCGCAGGTTCAACTTCCATTACAGTATCTAACGTCATTGTTGCTGATGGAAATGGTGTTGAAACGACACTTACTGGTGAGACTCACCAACTGCAAATTAATGTACTCGATAAAGCAGTACTTCATACACTAATCTCGCAAGCGCAGGCCGCACATGATTCGGCAATAGAAGGCAAGTTAATTGGCCAATATCCTGCCGGAACGAAAGCAATTCTACAAACAGCGATTAATGCAGCAAATGCGGTCGCACAATACACCAATGTAACGCAAGATACAATCGCACAAGCGACTAGCGATTTGGCCGCAGCTCTTCAAAGCTTCCAAGGCTCGGTTATTGTATCAATACCTGGCGATATTAACGATGATCAACGTGTAAGCGTTGGAGACTTGGCAGTGATGGCTAAGTCATATGGTATGAAATCAACGGATGCTGGATGGTCTCTCGTCAGCAAGTACGATTTGAATGGTGATAATCAAATTGACATCGTTGATCTTGTGATGCTTTCAAAAATGATTTTAAACTGGTAA